A single region of the Salvia miltiorrhiza cultivar Shanhuang (shh) chromosome 8, IMPLAD_Smil_shh, whole genome shotgun sequence genome encodes:
- the LOC131001618 gene encoding thiol-disulfide oxidoreductase LTO1-like isoform X2 yields the protein MSSTSFLTKSPASLPRRRNLLLTSPLRPQFPASLFKKGVCKQRLLMLKVNCGLEGSELTAKSDSSAVVDENDGVFSAYGWCAALGGLGFLETAYLTLVKLANSEALCPIAIGEGSCDAILNSDFASILGVPLPLYGMVAYGLVAILGLGQQLGFQKMPFDVKKTDADTILVGITTSMVVGSTYFLYILSTEFGGESCLYCLTSSALAFSLFLITIKNFGIDRIKEMLGSRLCIASLVIIALAASYNVVQPVSSSLAATELPYVEKEITNESSPLAISLARHLRSTGARLYGAFWCSHCVHQKEIFGREAAKLLDYIECYPDGVRAGTKMAEACYGVNLKYFPSWEINGQVLSGEKQFEELATLSGIKLEDLSH from the exons ATGTCGAGCACCAGCTTCCTCACTAAATCACCGGCGTCTCTTCCCCGGCGGCGAAATCTGCTCCTCACTTCTCCGCTGCGTCCTCAGTTCCCGGCGTCTCTGTTCAAG AAAGGCGTTTGTAAGCAGAGATTATTGATGCTCAAAGTCAACTGCGGATTGGAGGGGAGCGAACTCACCGCCAAATCCGACTCCTCCGCCGTCGTTGATGAGAATGACGGGGTCTTTTCAGCATACGGATGGTGCGCGGCTCTTGGAGGCCTTGGTTTTCTGGAGACAGCGTATTTGACTCTCGTGAAACTCGCCAATTCGGAAGCATTGTGCCCCATTGCCATTGGAGAGGGATCTTGCGACGCCATCCTTAACAGCGACTTCGCTTCCATTTTGG GTGTTCCTCTGCCATTATACGGCATGGTTGCATATGGATTAGTTGCAATTCTCGGCCTAGGACAACAACTGGGTTTCCAGAAAATGCCATTTGATGTCAAGAAAACTGATGCTGATACGATCTTGGTTGGAATAACTACCTCCATGGTAGTTGGTTCTACGTACTTTCTGTATATCCTCAGCACTGAGTTTGGTGGAGAGTCGTGTTTATACTGTTTGACATCATCAGCACTAGCCTTCAGCTTGTTCTTGATTACCATAAAG AATTTTGGGATCGACAGGATTAAAGAGATGCTGGGCTCAAGGTTATGCATAGCTAGCTTGGTTATTATAGCCTTAGCTGCATCATATAATGTTGTTCAACCTGTTTCATCAAG CTTGGCAGCGACAGAATTACCATATGTAGAAAAAGAGATCACGAATGAGTCCAGTCCTTTGGCCATTTCTCTTGCAAGACATCTACGCTCAACTGGGGCTAGACTATATGGGGCTTTCTGGTGTTCACATTGTGTGCATCAGAAAGAG ATATTTGGGCGTGAAGCAGCTAAACTGTTAGATTACATAGAGTGCTATCCAGATGGAGTAAGGGCAGGAACTAAAATGGCCGAGGCCTGTTATGGTGTTAACCTTAAATATTTTCCATCATGGGAAATAAATGGCCAG GTTTTGAGCGGCGAGAAGCAGTTTGAAGAGCTTGCTACATTGTCTGGGATCAAACTTGAAGATTTGAGTCATTAG
- the LOC131001618 gene encoding thiol-disulfide oxidoreductase LTO1-like isoform X3, with product MSSTSFLTKSPASLPRRRNLLLTSPLRPQFPASLFKKGVCKQRLLMLKVNCGLEGSELTAKSDSSAVVDENDGVFSAYGWCAALGGLGFLETAYLTLVKLANSEALCPIAIGEGSCDAILNSDFASILGVPLPLYGMVAYGLVAILGLGQQLGFQKMPFDVKKTDADTILVGITTSMVVGSTYFLYILSTEFGGESCLYCLTSSALAFSLFLITIKNFGIDRIKEMLGSRLCIASLVIIALAASYNVVQPVSSSLAATELPYVEKEITNESSPLAISLARHLRSTGARLYGAFWCSHCVHQKEIFGREAAKLLDYIECYPDGVRAGTKMAEACYGVNLKYFPSWEINGQTLVV from the exons ATGTCGAGCACCAGCTTCCTCACTAAATCACCGGCGTCTCTTCCCCGGCGGCGAAATCTGCTCCTCACTTCTCCGCTGCGTCCTCAGTTCCCGGCGTCTCTGTTCAAG AAAGGCGTTTGTAAGCAGAGATTATTGATGCTCAAAGTCAACTGCGGATTGGAGGGGAGCGAACTCACCGCCAAATCCGACTCCTCCGCCGTCGTTGATGAGAATGACGGGGTCTTTTCAGCATACGGATGGTGCGCGGCTCTTGGAGGCCTTGGTTTTCTGGAGACAGCGTATTTGACTCTCGTGAAACTCGCCAATTCGGAAGCATTGTGCCCCATTGCCATTGGAGAGGGATCTTGCGACGCCATCCTTAACAGCGACTTCGCTTCCATTTTGG GTGTTCCTCTGCCATTATACGGCATGGTTGCATATGGATTAGTTGCAATTCTCGGCCTAGGACAACAACTGGGTTTCCAGAAAATGCCATTTGATGTCAAGAAAACTGATGCTGATACGATCTTGGTTGGAATAACTACCTCCATGGTAGTTGGTTCTACGTACTTTCTGTATATCCTCAGCACTGAGTTTGGTGGAGAGTCGTGTTTATACTGTTTGACATCATCAGCACTAGCCTTCAGCTTGTTCTTGATTACCATAAAG AATTTTGGGATCGACAGGATTAAAGAGATGCTGGGCTCAAGGTTATGCATAGCTAGCTTGGTTATTATAGCCTTAGCTGCATCATATAATGTTGTTCAACCTGTTTCATCAAG CTTGGCAGCGACAGAATTACCATATGTAGAAAAAGAGATCACGAATGAGTCCAGTCCTTTGGCCATTTCTCTTGCAAGACATCTACGCTCAACTGGGGCTAGACTATATGGGGCTTTCTGGTGTTCACATTGTGTGCATCAGAAAGAG ATATTTGGGCGTGAAGCAGCTAAACTGTTAGATTACATAGAGTGCTATCCAGATGGAGTAAGGGCAGGAACTAAAATGGCCGAGGCCTGTTATGGTGTTAACCTTAAATATTTTCCATCATGGGAAATAAATGGCCAG ACCTTGGTGGTATAG
- the LOC131001618 gene encoding thiol-disulfide oxidoreductase LTO1-like isoform X1 — MSSTSFLTKSPASLPRRRNLLLTSPLRPQFPASLFKKGVCKQRLLMLKVNCGLEGSELTAKSDSSAVVDENDGVFSAYGWCAALGGLGFLETAYLTLVKLANSEALCPIAIGEGSCDAILNSDFASILGVPLPLYGMVAYGLVAILGLGQQLGFQKMPFDVKKTDADTILVGITTSMVVGSTYFLYILSTEFGGESCLYCLTSSALAFSLFLITIKNFGIDRIKEMLGSRLCIASLVIIALAASYNVVQPVSSSLAATELPYVEKEITNESSPLAISLARHLRSTGARLYGAFWCSHCVHQKEIFGREAAKLLDYIECYPDGVRAGTKMAEACYGVNLKYFPSWEINGQVRTPLHLSQIFPSSRFSYISGSMYLSKNLHQ, encoded by the exons ATGTCGAGCACCAGCTTCCTCACTAAATCACCGGCGTCTCTTCCCCGGCGGCGAAATCTGCTCCTCACTTCTCCGCTGCGTCCTCAGTTCCCGGCGTCTCTGTTCAAG AAAGGCGTTTGTAAGCAGAGATTATTGATGCTCAAAGTCAACTGCGGATTGGAGGGGAGCGAACTCACCGCCAAATCCGACTCCTCCGCCGTCGTTGATGAGAATGACGGGGTCTTTTCAGCATACGGATGGTGCGCGGCTCTTGGAGGCCTTGGTTTTCTGGAGACAGCGTATTTGACTCTCGTGAAACTCGCCAATTCGGAAGCATTGTGCCCCATTGCCATTGGAGAGGGATCTTGCGACGCCATCCTTAACAGCGACTTCGCTTCCATTTTGG GTGTTCCTCTGCCATTATACGGCATGGTTGCATATGGATTAGTTGCAATTCTCGGCCTAGGACAACAACTGGGTTTCCAGAAAATGCCATTTGATGTCAAGAAAACTGATGCTGATACGATCTTGGTTGGAATAACTACCTCCATGGTAGTTGGTTCTACGTACTTTCTGTATATCCTCAGCACTGAGTTTGGTGGAGAGTCGTGTTTATACTGTTTGACATCATCAGCACTAGCCTTCAGCTTGTTCTTGATTACCATAAAG AATTTTGGGATCGACAGGATTAAAGAGATGCTGGGCTCAAGGTTATGCATAGCTAGCTTGGTTATTATAGCCTTAGCTGCATCATATAATGTTGTTCAACCTGTTTCATCAAG CTTGGCAGCGACAGAATTACCATATGTAGAAAAAGAGATCACGAATGAGTCCAGTCCTTTGGCCATTTCTCTTGCAAGACATCTACGCTCAACTGGGGCTAGACTATATGGGGCTTTCTGGTGTTCACATTGTGTGCATCAGAAAGAG ATATTTGGGCGTGAAGCAGCTAAACTGTTAGATTACATAGAGTGCTATCCAGATGGAGTAAGGGCAGGAACTAAAATGGCCGAGGCCTGTTATGGTGTTAACCTTAAATATTTTCCATCATGGGAAATAAATGGCCAGGTGCGAACTCCTCTTCATCTGAGCCAAATCTTTCCATCTTCAAGGTTTTCATATATCTCTGGATCTATGTATTTGTCCAAAAATCTGCATCAATGA
- the LOC131001624 gene encoding protein S-acyltransferase 10, whose amino-acid sequence MGVSCGSYLRDTWSRAADRCSRLFPCFSDPARRSAFSLKVALVVLHIVFAGVLFLFDRDLIEKTKHEPWYTAMYALLFVATLVQYFVTAGTSPGYVLDVQKAIDERDAAARRTLLASDIQKAVDDRDAAARKTLSASKQPASSKNGDVVITVDGRNNRRGNATAWTKLVMSLFPQGSSTTSLTCPYCNILQPPRAKHCHDCNKCILQFDHHCVWLGTCIGQGNHCRFWWYICEETALSLWTCILYIGYLKSNILKAWWADIILIMLLAALSISLIFLMLLLLFHSYLIMTNQTTYELVRRRRIVYLRGIPERVYPFNEGVCRNLYLFCCARSSSSMYRLERLPTPQELEEKSRPYTCYDVLSCRCC is encoded by the exons ATGGGCGTATCATGCGGCAGCTATCTCCGGGACACGTGGAGCCGCGCAGCCGACCGATGTTCCCGCCTCTTCCCCTGCTTTTCCGACCCCG CCCGACGATCTGCTTTTTCTCTGAAAGTAGCTTTGGTGGTGCTGCATATAGTGTTTGCCGGAGTATTGTTTTTATTCGACCGTGATTTAATTGAAAAGACCAAACACGAACCATG GTACACTGCTATGTATGCGTTATTGTTTGTAGCTACACTGGTTCAGTATTTTGTTACTGCTGGAACATCTCCTGG CTATGTACTGGATGTTCAGAAGGCTATTGATGAAAGAGATGCTGCAGCTAGAAGGACATTATTAGCCTCAGA CATTCAGAAGGCTGTTGATGATAGAGATGCTGCTGCTAGAAAGACATTATCAGCCTCAAA ACAACCAGCATCAAGCAAAAATGGCGATGTTGTTATCACTGTGGATGGAAGGAACAATCGCAGAGGAAATGCAACTGCTTGGACTAAGTTAGTTATGAGTTTGTTTCCGCAAGGGTCATCAACTAC AAGTTTGACCTGCCCTTACTGCAACATCCTTCAG CCTCCACGAGCTAAGCATTGTCATGATTGTAACAAGTGCATTCTTCAGTTTGATCATCACTGTGTTTGGCTTGGAACATGCATAGGCCAGGGAAATCATTGTCGTTTTTG GTGGTATATATGTGAAGAAACCGCCTTGTCCCTTTGGACTTGCATACTGTACATTGGATACCTCAAGTCTAACATATTGAAGGCATG GTGGGCAGATATAATATTGATTATGCTCTTGGCTGCTCTGTCAATTTCTCTAATATTTCTGATGCTGCTGCTCCTTTTTCATAG CTACCTTATCATGACTAATCAAACCACGTATGAGCTTGTGAGGCGGCGGCGAATTGTATATTTAAG GGGGATTCCTGAGAGAGTGTATCCATTCAACGAAGGAGTTTGCAGGAATTTGTACCTATTCTGTTGTGctcgaagcagcagcagcatgtACAGATTGGAAAGACTACCAACACCTCAAGAACTTGAGGAGAAGTCCAGACCTTATACATGCTACGATGTTCTATCGTGTCGTTGCTGCTGA
- the LOC131001600 gene encoding phosphoserine aminotransferase 2, chloroplastic-like — MSVSMSAATTPLTHLKPAAASQIAAFPTTLSCQTTSPTRSLSITCSSTTLQTPTSAATDRVFNFAAGPATLPENVLLKAQSELYNWRGSGMSVMEMSHRGKEFLSIIQKAESDLRTLLNIPSDYTVLFLQGGATTQFAAIPLNLCNTDDVVDYVVTGSWGDKAFKEAAKYCNPKSIWSGKSEKYTKIPNFDSLEQTPGAKYLHICANETIHGVEFKTYPTPAGENEVLVADMSSNFCSKPVDVTKFGMIYAGAQKNVGPSGVTIAIVRSDLIGKSQAITPVMLDYKIHAENNSLYNTPPCYGIYMCGLVFEDLVEQGGLAEVEKKNVKKGSILYDAIDGSKGFFRCPVEKSVRSLMNVPFTLAKPELEAEFVKEAAKEKMVQLKGHRSVGGMRASIYNAMPLAGVEKLVAFMKDFQARHDHA, encoded by the coding sequence ATGTCCGTCTCAATGTCGGCCGCCACCACCCCCCTCACCCACCTCAAACCCGCCGCGGCCAGCCAGATCGCCGCCTTCCCCACCACCCTCTCCTGCCAGACCACCTCTCCCACGAGATCCCTCTCCATCACCTGCTCATCCACAACCCTCCAAACCCCAACATCCGCCGCCACCGATCGCGTCTTCAACTTCGCCGCCGGCCCCGCCACCCTCCCGGAGAACGTCCTCCTCAAGGCCCAATCGGAGCTCTACAACTGGCGCGGCTCCGGCATGTCGGTGATGGAGATGAGCCACCGTGGCAAGGAATTCCTCTCCATTATCCAGAAGGCCGAATCAGATCTCCGGACCCTGCTCAACATCCCCTCCGACTACACCGTCCTCTTCCTCCAGGGCGGCGCCACCACGCAGTTCGCCGCCATCCCTCTCAATCTCTGCAACACCGACGACGTCGTCGATTACGTCGTCACCGGATCCTGGGGCGACAAGGCCTTCAAAGAGGCCGCCAAGTACTGTAACCCTAAATCGATCTGGAGCGGCAAATCGGAGAAATACACCAAAATCCCCAATTTCGATTCGCTCGAACAGACCCCCGGCGCAAAGTATCTCCATATTTGTGCCAATGAAACCATCCACGGCGTCGAATTCAAGACCTACCCGACGCCGGCGGGCGAGAACGAAGTGCTTGTCGCCGACATGTCGTCCAATTTCTGCTCCAAACCCGTCGACGTCACCAAATTCGGCATGATCTATGCCGGCGCGCAGAAGAACGTGGGCCCCTCGGGGGTGACCATCGCCATTGTGCGGTCCGATTTGATCGGGAAGTCGCAGGCGATCACGCCGGTGATGCTGGACTACAAGATCCACGCTGAGAACAATTCCCTCTACAACACGCCGCCGTGCTACGGAATCTACATGTGCGGGCTGGTGTTCGAGGATCTGGTGGAGCAGGGCGGGttggcggaggtggagaagaagAACGTGAAGAAGGGGAGCATTCTGTACGACGCCATTGATGGGAGCAAAGGGTTCTTCCGGTGCCCGGTGGAGAAGAGCGTGAGGTCGTTGATGAACGTGCCTTTCACACTGGCCAAGCCGGAGCTGGAGGCGGAGTTTGTCAAGGAGGCGGCCAAGGAGAAGATGGTGCAGCTCAAGGGACATAGGTCCGTCGGTGGAATGAGGGCTTCCATATACAACGCCATGCCGCTGGCTGGCGTCGAGAAGCTGGTAGCTTTCATGAAGGATTTTCAGGCAAGGCATGATCATGCTTGA